The following proteins are encoded in a genomic region of Dietzia sp. ANT_WB102:
- the pstB gene encoding phosphate ABC transporter ATP-binding protein PstB produces the protein MAKRLDLENVDIFYGDFHAVKNVNLHVPPRSVTAFIGPSGCGKSTVLRSLNRMHEEIAGAYVKGSIKLDGVDIYDKKIDPVAVRRTIGMVFQRPNPFPTMSIKENVVAGLRLQGVKNKKILDEVAEKSLRGANLWNEVKDRLDKPGGGLSGGQQQRLCIARAIAIEPQVLLMDEPCSALDPISTLAVEDLISELKNEFTIVIVTHNMQQAARVSDQTAFFSLEATGMPGQLVEVNSTEKIFSNPDNKQTEDYVSGRFG, from the coding sequence ATGGCCAAGCGACTAGACCTAGAGAACGTCGACATCTTCTATGGCGACTTCCACGCGGTGAAGAACGTCAACCTCCATGTGCCGCCGCGATCCGTGACCGCGTTCATCGGGCCCTCCGGATGTGGCAAGTCGACCGTGCTGCGCTCCCTCAACCGCATGCACGAAGAGATCGCCGGTGCCTATGTCAAGGGCTCCATCAAGCTCGACGGCGTGGACATCTACGACAAGAAAATCGACCCCGTCGCCGTCCGCAGGACGATCGGGATGGTCTTTCAACGCCCCAATCCGTTCCCCACGATGTCCATCAAGGAGAACGTGGTCGCGGGCCTCAGGCTCCAGGGCGTCAAGAACAAGAAGATCCTCGATGAGGTCGCCGAGAAGTCACTGCGCGGCGCGAACCTGTGGAACGAGGTGAAGGATCGTCTCGACAAGCCGGGCGGCGGGCTCTCCGGTGGCCAGCAGCAACGTCTGTGCATCGCGCGCGCTATCGCCATCGAGCCCCAGGTGCTGCTGATGGACGAGCCCTGCTCCGCGCTCGACCCGATCTCGACGCTGGCGGTGGAAGATCTCATTTCCGAACTCAAGAACGAGTTCACCATCGTGATCGTGACCCACAACATGCAGCAGGCCGCTCGAGTGTCCGACCAGACCGCGTTCTTCTCCCTTGAAGCCACCGGCATGCCGGGCCAGCTGGTCGAGGTCAACTCGACCGAGAAGATCTTCTCCAACCCGGACAACAAGCAGACTGAGGACTACGTCTCGGGCCGCTTCGGCTGA
- the pstA gene encoding phosphate ABC transporter permease PstA: MSQATPDLAKPAKPVDTFLPISTSRKIKNKAATVVFTVCFVLAVIPLVALLFKVITSGLPAIIDVTWWTNSFNLVAPSSMAGGVGHAIYGSLVQAGIAAVISIPLGVAAGIMLVEYPESRLAKPTTFMVDVLAGVPSVVAAIFVFGVWVSVLKFNLSAFAVSLALVLLMLPLIVRSTEEMLKLVPDELREASYALGVPKWKTIVSVVVPTALSGMISGIFLALARVMGETAPVLILVGYTARYNFDVFNGNMASLPLLIYNQLSNPNEAGQFRIWGAALTLIVIIALANVLATFAAKALAPKTK; this comes from the coding sequence ATGTCCCAGGCAACCCCCGACCTCGCGAAGCCGGCCAAGCCGGTCGACACCTTTCTCCCGATCTCGACAAGCCGGAAGATCAAGAACAAGGCGGCGACCGTTGTTTTCACGGTGTGCTTCGTCCTGGCAGTGATCCCCCTGGTGGCCCTGTTGTTCAAGGTGATCACCTCGGGGCTGCCCGCGATCATCGACGTGACGTGGTGGACCAACTCGTTCAATCTCGTCGCACCGTCGTCAATGGCAGGCGGCGTAGGCCACGCGATCTACGGCAGCCTGGTCCAGGCCGGGATCGCGGCCGTCATCTCGATCCCGCTCGGGGTCGCAGCCGGCATCATGCTGGTGGAGTACCCCGAATCGCGACTCGCCAAGCCGACGACCTTCATGGTCGACGTCCTCGCCGGTGTCCCCTCGGTGGTGGCGGCCATCTTCGTCTTCGGCGTCTGGGTCTCGGTACTGAAATTCAACCTCAGCGCGTTCGCGGTGTCCCTCGCACTGGTCCTGCTCATGCTGCCGCTGATCGTGCGTTCGACCGAGGAGATGCTCAAGCTCGTTCCCGACGAGCTCCGTGAGGCCTCCTACGCGCTGGGCGTCCCCAAGTGGAAGACCATCGTCAGCGTGGTCGTCCCGACCGCGCTGTCCGGGATGATCTCCGGGATCTTCCTCGCCCTCGCGAGAGTGATGGGCGAGACCGCGCCGGTGCTCATCTTGGTGGGCTACACCGCGCGCTACAACTTCGACGTCTTCAACGGCAACATGGCCTCGCTCCCACTGTTGATCTACAACCAGCTCTCGAACCCCAACGAGGCCGGCCAGTTCCGGATCTGGGGTGCAGCGCTCACCCTTATCGTCATCATCGCGTTGGCGAACGTGCTCGCCACCTTCGCCGCCAAGGCGCTCGCGCCCAAAACCAAGTAA
- the pstC gene encoding phosphate ABC transporter permease subunit PstC yields the protein MTVHEPVDRDAGGNAASGEIKDGTSLVYDRNQDGGGGLRDAGSSRKIDPIFRGVTVAAGAVIVALIALIGIVLVLQAAPSLMQNNVNFFTSSEWNTTDPESMRFGILDLLKVTVLSAIFALVLAVPVSIGIATFLVQYAPPRLSRSLSALIDLLAAVPSIIYGMWGLLVLGPWMVPFAGWLNENLNWIFLFGDGNVTIAGGGTIFTAGVVLAIMILPIITSMSRETIRQTPSLHQEAALALGATKWEKIRLTCFPYAKSGMIAGSMLALGRALGETVAVLIILRAASSPSTLSLFDGGFTFASKIASGSAEFNHPLPTGAYIAAGLVLFILTFIVNLIARSVSGGKVNG from the coding sequence ATGACAGTTCACGAACCCGTCGACCGCGACGCCGGTGGCAACGCCGCGTCCGGCGAGATCAAGGACGGCACCAGTCTGGTGTACGACAGAAACCAAGACGGAGGAGGCGGTCTGCGCGACGCCGGGTCGTCACGGAAAATCGATCCGATCTTCCGCGGAGTCACCGTCGCGGCGGGCGCCGTCATCGTCGCGCTCATCGCGCTCATCGGGATAGTGCTGGTTTTGCAGGCGGCGCCGTCGCTGATGCAGAACAATGTCAACTTCTTCACGTCGTCCGAGTGGAACACCACGGATCCGGAGAGCATGCGCTTCGGCATCCTGGATCTTCTCAAGGTCACGGTCCTGAGCGCGATCTTCGCACTGGTTCTGGCGGTGCCCGTCTCGATCGGCATCGCCACGTTCCTCGTCCAGTACGCACCGCCCCGGCTTTCGCGGTCACTGTCGGCGCTTATCGACCTGCTGGCCGCCGTCCCGTCGATCATCTACGGCATGTGGGGGCTGCTGGTGCTGGGGCCGTGGATGGTGCCGTTCGCCGGGTGGCTGAACGAAAACCTCAACTGGATATTCCTGTTCGGAGACGGCAACGTCACCATCGCCGGCGGCGGTACCATCTTCACGGCCGGCGTCGTTCTGGCCATCATGATCTTGCCGATCATCACATCCATGTCGCGCGAGACGATCCGCCAGACCCCATCCCTCCACCAGGAGGCCGCCCTCGCGCTGGGCGCCACCAAATGGGAGAAGATCCGGCTCACCTGCTTCCCTTACGCCAAGTCCGGGATGATCGCGGGCTCCATGCTCGCGCTCGGGCGGGCGCTCGGTGAGACCGTGGCGGTGCTGATCATCCTCCGCGCGGCGAGCTCGCCGAGCACCCTGTCGCTGTTCGACGGCGGTTTCACGTTCGCGTCGAAGATCGCGTCCGGCAGCGCCGAGTTCAATCACCCGCTTCCCACCGGCGCCTATATCGCGGCCGGCCTCGTGCTCTTCATCCTCACCTTCATCGTCAACCTCATCGCGCGGTCTGTGTCCGGTGGAAAGGTCAACGGCTGA
- the pstS gene encoding phosphate ABC transporter substrate-binding protein PstS: MDLKRTGALFGLAALTAVGLAACSDDNTGGGDTAAQAVSNAECGGKASLNASGSSAQNNAMTIFANSYAMSCEGQTLDYNSNGSGSGVKEFIGGQTDFGGSDSPLKDNEYPRAEERCEGPAWNLPAVFGPIAIAYNLDGVDVSLSADTLAKIFSGEITTWNDTAIAAENQGTELPDQPITVIFRSDESGTTDNFQKYLEAAAPDSWTGGAGKTFNGGTGEGSRGNEGVSAAVAQTPGTITYTEWSYAKNLGLAMVDLITPADAEGVELNAETAGTTIDSATLKNEGSNDLVIDTSSFYVPEAAGAYPLIMPTYEIVCSTYGDPETAAAVKSFLNVAVSEDVQAQLEDEGYIPVPDAFREKLVTAISEIS; encoded by the coding sequence GTGGACCTCAAGCGCACCGGTGCCCTGTTCGGGTTGGCCGCCCTCACCGCGGTCGGGTTGGCCGCCTGTTCGGATGACAACACCGGCGGGGGCGACACGGCCGCCCAGGCGGTTTCCAATGCGGAGTGCGGTGGCAAAGCCAGCCTCAACGCCTCGGGTTCGTCCGCGCAGAACAACGCCATGACGATCTTCGCCAACTCCTACGCCATGAGCTGTGAGGGGCAGACGCTGGACTATAACTCCAACGGTTCCGGTTCGGGTGTCAAGGAGTTCATCGGCGGCCAGACCGATTTTGGCGGCTCCGACTCCCCGCTCAAGGACAACGAGTACCCCCGGGCTGAGGAGCGGTGCGAGGGCCCGGCATGGAACCTGCCGGCCGTCTTCGGACCCATCGCGATCGCCTACAACCTCGACGGGGTCGACGTGTCGCTGTCGGCCGACACCCTCGCCAAGATTTTCTCCGGCGAGATCACCACCTGGAACGACACGGCCATTGCAGCGGAAAATCAGGGAACGGAGCTGCCCGACCAGCCGATCACAGTGATCTTCCGTTCCGACGAATCCGGCACCACCGACAACTTCCAGAAGTATCTCGAGGCTGCCGCCCCCGATTCCTGGACCGGGGGCGCGGGCAAGACCTTCAACGGCGGAACTGGTGAGGGTTCTCGCGGGAACGAGGGTGTCTCCGCAGCCGTCGCGCAGACCCCCGGCACCATCACCTACACCGAGTGGTCCTACGCCAAGAACCTCGGCCTCGCGATGGTCGACCTCATCACCCCGGCGGATGCGGAGGGTGTGGAGCTCAACGCCGAGACCGCCGGCACGACTATCGATTCGGCAACCTTGAAGAACGAGGGGTCCAACGACCTGGTGATCGACACCTCTTCGTTCTACGTCCCCGAGGCCGCGGGCGCCTACCCGCTCATCATGCCGACCTACGAGATCGTGTGCTCCACCTACGGCGATCCCGAGACGGCCGCAGCCGTCAAGTCGTTCCTCAACGTCGCGGTGTCCGAGGACGTCCAAGCTCAGCTCGAGGACGAGGGCTACATCCCCGTGCCGGACGCGTTCCGAGAGAAGCTCGTCACGGCCATCTCAGAGATCTCATGA
- the mshD gene encoding mycothiol synthase, producing MTVTERAVDVGAADRIEAMAGIAESVDGVAPLGEQPLRALRGPAGEVRHFLASDPAASESDAGGPSASPSAGDPAIVGYAQLTGTGDEATVEMVVDPEHRRRGHGSALLRAVFNAEPRAAVWAHGDLTAARALAENLGLARTRELLKMRRRAADGPTLPEPRASEGIETGALADAASEGGSRWAGMDARDEFLRVNNAAFSWHPEQGGWTREQLDDRLAVDWVDPGAVFLAVDTSGEIPRLAGFHWTKTVAEPGKSIEGEVYVVAVDPADQGRGLGGLLTAIGVAHLESTVGAESVVLYVEGDNLPAIRTYERLGFAVEHRDVTYASR from the coding sequence ATGACTGTGACCGAACGTGCAGTGGATGTCGGGGCCGCCGACCGCATAGAGGCGATGGCCGGGATCGCAGAATCGGTCGACGGAGTCGCGCCCCTTGGTGAGCAGCCGCTCCGAGCACTCCGCGGCCCCGCAGGGGAGGTTCGGCACTTTCTCGCATCCGACCCCGCCGCATCTGAATCGGACGCCGGCGGCCCCTCCGCGTCTCCGAGCGCCGGAGACCCCGCGATCGTCGGCTATGCCCAGCTCACGGGCACCGGGGACGAGGCCACGGTGGAGATGGTCGTAGATCCCGAGCACCGTCGACGTGGGCACGGTTCCGCCCTCCTGAGGGCAGTGTTCAACGCCGAGCCCCGCGCCGCGGTGTGGGCGCACGGGGACCTGACGGCGGCCCGGGCCCTCGCGGAGAACCTCGGGCTGGCGCGCACTCGCGAATTGCTCAAGATGCGCCGACGAGCCGCCGACGGGCCGACGCTGCCGGAACCGCGCGCGTCAGAAGGAATCGAGACCGGGGCTCTCGCCGACGCCGCGTCCGAGGGGGGATCGCGGTGGGCGGGGATGGACGCCCGGGATGAGTTCCTCCGCGTCAACAACGCCGCGTTCTCGTGGCACCCGGAACAAGGTGGATGGACGCGCGAGCAACTCGACGACCGTCTCGCCGTCGATTGGGTGGACCCCGGTGCAGTCTTCCTCGCCGTGGACACCTCCGGCGAGATCCCGCGACTCGCGGGGTTCCACTGGACAAAAACCGTGGCGGAGCCCGGGAAGTCGATCGAGGGTGAGGTCTACGTAGTCGCCGTAGACCCGGCAGACCAGGGCAGGGGGCTTGGTGGTCTGCTCACGGCCATTGGGGTCGCTCATCTGGAAAGCACGGTAGGGGCGGAGTCTGTCGTCCTCTATGTGGAAGGCGACAACCTCCCCGCGATCCGCACATACGAGAGGCTCGGCTTCGCCGTCGAGCATCGCGATGTGACGTACGCCTCGCGCTGA